Proteins found in one Carassius auratus strain Wakin chromosome 12, ASM336829v1, whole genome shotgun sequence genomic segment:
- the ppa1a gene encoding inorganic pyrophosphatase 2, mitochondrial produces the protein MSFSVEERGRENTASYRLYFRNAEEKYISPFHDIPIYADEAENIFNAVIEVPRWTNAKMEIATKDPLNPLKQDLKKGNLRFVSNVFPHKGYIWNYGAIPQTWEDPGHRDEDTGCCGDNDPIDICDIGNQVCSRGEVIRVKVLGTLALIDEGETDWKVMVINVEDPEAEDFNDIEDVRRLKPGLLEATLDWFRMYKVPDGKPENQFAFSGEFKNRDFAIKTIKDTHSFWKALISKKTDAGELNCVNTCVSDSPFCRSAGEARAVLDSAPPYSAAEPTPSSADKWFFYKQT, from the exons ATGAGCTTCAGCGTGGAGGAGAGAGGCAGAGAAAACACGGCCAGCTACAGACTTTACTTCA GAAACGCTGAGGAGAAATACATATCTCCATTCCATGACATTCCCATCTACGCAGACGAGGCCGAG AACATCTTCAATGCTGTCATCGAGGTTCCTAGATGGACAAATGCAAAGATGGAG ATCGCGACTAAAGATCCTCTCAATCCCCTGAAGCAGGACCTGAAGAAAGGGAACCTGCGTTTCGTCAGCAATGTCTTTCCTCATAAGGGCTACATCTGGAACTACGGAGCCATtcctcag ACGTGGGAGGATCCGGGCCACAGGGATGAAGACACGGGATGCTGCGGTGATAACGATCCCATCGACATCTGTGACATCGGGAATCAG GTCTGCTCTCGAGGAGAAGTCATCCGTGTGAAGGTGTTGGGGACTCTGGCTCTGATCGACGAAGGAGAAACCGACTGGAAAGTGATGGTCATAAACGTGGAGGACCCCGAGGCTGAAGACTTCAACG ATATCGAGGACGTCCGCAGACTGAAGCCTGGGCTCCTGGAGGCCACACTCGACTGGTTCCGGATGTACAAAGTCCCAGACGGGAAGCCAGAAAACCAGTTTGCCTTCAGTGGTGAATTTAAGAACAGG GATTTCGCCATTAAAACGATTAAGGACACTCATAGTTTCTGGAAAGCTCTGATCTCCAAGAAAACAGACGCTGGAGAACTCAACTG TGTGAACACCTGCGTGTCTGACAGTCCCTTCTGTCGCTCCGCCGGTGAAGCCAGAGCCGTCCTGGATTCA GCTCCTCCGTACAGTGCTGCGGAGCCGACTCCGAGCTCAG CTGATAAATGGTTCTTTTACAAACAGACATAG